A single Perognathus longimembris pacificus isolate PPM17 chromosome 17, ASM2315922v1, whole genome shotgun sequence DNA region contains:
- the Smarcd2 gene encoding SWI/SNF-related matrix-associated actin-dependent regulator of chromatin subfamily D member 2, with product MSGRGAGGFPLPPLSPGGGAVAAALGAPPPPAGPGMLPNPALRGPGPAGGMGAPGAAAFRPMGPAGPAAQYQRPGMSPGSRMPMAGLQVGPSAGSPFGAAAPLRPGMPPTMMDPFRKRLLVPQAQPPMPAQRRGIKRRKMADKVLPQRIRELVPESQAYMDLLAFERKLDQTIARKRMEIQEAIKKPLTQKRKLRIYISNTFSPSKADGDSAGTAGTPGGTPAADKVASWELRVEGKLLDDPSKQKRKFSSFFKSLVIELDKELYGPDNHLVEWHRMPTTQETDGFQVKRPGDLNVKCTLLLMLDHQPPQYKLDPRLARLLGVHTQTRAAIMQALWLYIKHNQLQDGHEREYINCNRYFRQIFSCGRLRFSEIPMKLAGLLQHPDPIVINHVISVDPNDQKKTACYDIDVEVDDPLKAQMSNFLASTTNQQEIASLDVKIHETIESINQLKTQRDFMLSFSTDPQDFIQEWLRSQRRDLKIITDVIGNPEEERRAAFYHQPWAQEAVGRHIFAKVQQRRQELEQVLGIRLT from the exons ATGTCCGGCCGTGGCGCGGGCGGGTTCCCGCTGCCCCCGCTGAGTCCCGGCGGCGGCGCGGTTGCTGCGGCTCTGGGAGCACCGCCTCCTCCCGCGGGACCCGGAATGCTGCCCAACCCGGCGCTTAGGGGCCCGGGGCCTGCTGGAGGCATGGGGGCCCCCGGGGCTGCCGCCTTCCGTCCCATgggccccgcgggccccgcggcACAGTACCAG CGGCCTGGCATGTCACCAGGGAGCCGGATGCCCATGGCTGGCTTGCAGGTGGGACCCTCTGCTGGCTCCCCATTTGGTGCAGCTGCTCCACTTCGACCTGGCATGCCACCCACCATGATGGACCCATTCCGGAAACGTCTTCTtgtgccccaggcccagcccccaaTGCCTGCCCAGCGCCGGGG GAttaagaggaggaagatggccgATAAGGTTCTACCTCAGCGT ATTCGGGAGCTAGTCCCAGAGTCTCAGGCATACATGGATCTCTTGGCTTTTGAGCGGAAGCTGGACCAGACCATCGCTCGCAAGCGGATGGAGATTCAGGAAGCCATCAAAAAGCCCCTAACG caAAAGCGAAAGCTTCGAATCTACATTTCCAATACGTTCAGTCCCAGCAAGGCAGATGGTGATAGTGCAGGAACTGCAGGCACCCCTGGGGGAACCCCAGCAGCAGACAAGGTGGCTTCCTGGGAACTCCGAGTGGAGGGCAAACTGCTGGACGAC CCTAGCAAACAGAAGAGaaagttttcttccttctttaagagCCTTGTCATTGAGCTGGACAAGGAACTATATGGACCTGATAACCATCTGGTAGAG TGGCACCGGATGCCTACCACCCAGGAGACAGATGGCTTTCAGGTGAAACGACCTGGAGACCTCAACGTCAAGTGCACCCTCCTACTCATGTTGGATCATCAG cctcctcagtatAAATTGGACCCTCGACTGGCCAGGCTGCTGGGAGTGCACACACAGACGAGAGCTGCCATCATGCAAGCCCTGTGGCTCTACATCAAGCACAACCAGCTGCAGGATGGACACGAGCGAGAGTACATCAATTGTAACCGTTACTTCCGCCAG ATCTTTAGTTGTGGCCGACTTCGTTTTTCTGAGATTCCCATGAAGCTGGCTGGCTTGCTGCAACATCCAGATCCCATTGTTATCAACCATGTCATTAG TGTGGACCCTAATGACCAGAAGAAGACGGCCTGTTATGACATCGATGTGGAGGTAGACGACCCACTGAAGGCACAGATGAGCAATTTTCTGGCCTCTACTACCAACCAGCAGGAGATTGCCTCTCTTGATGTCAAG ATCCATGAGACCATCGAGTCCATCAACCAATTGAAGACCCAGAGGGATTTCATGCTCAGCTTTAGCACTGACCCACAGGATTTCATCCAGGAATGGCTCCGTTCCCAGCGTCGTGATCTCAAG ATCATCACTGATGTGATTGGCAATCCTGAGGAGGAGAGACGAGCTGCTTTCTACCACCAGCCCTGGGCCCAGGAAGCAGTGGGGAGACACATCTTTG
- the Gh1 gene encoding somatotropin: protein MAAAFSSLLPLPLGFRSTWLLAFTLLNLSWSQEAGAFPAMSLSSLFANAVLRAQHLHQLAANSYKEFERTYISEGQRYSIQNVQAFFCFSETIPAPLGKNEAQQKSDLELLNFSLLLIQSWLVPAQFLSRVLTNSLVLGTSDRVYEKLKDLEEGIQALMRELEDGSPRAGQILRQTYEKFEANARTDDALLKNYGLLSCFKKDLHKTETYLRLMRCRRFVENGCGF from the exons ATGGCTGCAG CCTTCTCTAgcctcctgcctctccctctaGGCTTTCGTAGTACCTGGCTTCTGGCCTTTACCCTACTCAACCTGTCCTGGTCTCAGGAGGCTGGTGCCTTCCCAGCGATGTCTTTGTCCAGCCTGTTTGCCAATGCTGTGCTCCGAGCTCAGCACCTGCACCAGCTGGCCGCCAACTCCTACAAAGAATTT GAACGTACCTACATCTCCGAGGGACAACGATATTCCATCCAGAATGTCCAGGCCTTCTTCTGCTTCTCAGAGACCATCCCAGCTCCCTTAGGCAAAAATGAGGCCCAGCAGAAATCC GACTTGGAGCTGCTCAACTTCTCACTGCTACTCATCCAGTCCTGGCTGGTGCCTGCGCAGTTCCTTAGCAGAGTCCTAACCAACAGCCTGGTGTTGGGCACCTCGGACCGTGTCTATGAGAAACTGAAGGACCTGGAGGAAGGCATCCAGGCTCTGATGCGG gAGCTGGAAGATGGCAGCCCCCGGGCTGGACAGATCCTCAGACAAACCTATgaaaagtttgaagccaatgcGCGCACTGATGATGCACTCCTCAAGAACTATGGGCTGCTCTCTTGCTTCAAGAAGGACTTGCACAAGACTGAGACCTACCTGCGGCTCATGAGGTGTCGTCGCTTTGTGGAGAATGGCTGTGGCTTCTAA
- the Cd79b gene encoding B-cell antigen receptor complex-associated protein beta chain — MFFPPHKTSDRGPGDRLGLDSAVTMARLGPAPRLQHWLLLVLLLSDEPVPAMSTRDRIQNPSGSACSRIWQHPRFVARKRGSVVKMYCHADGSSISDVVTWFRKPEMNMDPQIVLPEQDRIKMSPNGSIHILTIQGVQFEDNGIYFCKQECTRGSSTREFLGCGTELRVMGFSTLAQLKRRNTLKDGIIMIQTLLIILFIIVPIFLLLDKDESKPGMEEDHTYEGLNVDQTATYEDIVTLRTGEVKWSVGEHPGQE; from the exons ATGTTTTTTCCCCCCCACAAAACCTCAGACCGAGGACCTGGTGACAGGCTTGGATTGGACAGCGCGGTGACCATGGCTCGGCTGGGTCCGGCTCCCAGGCTCCAGCACTGGCTGCTGCTGGTGCTGCTCCTCTCGG acGAGCCCGTGCCTGCAATGTCAACAAGGGACCGGATACAGAACCCTTCAG GAAGTGCTTGTTCCAGAATCTGGCAGCATCCACGGTTCGTGGCCAGGAAACGGGGCTCCGTGGTGAAGATGTATTGCCATGCTGATGGCTCCAGCATCTCTGACGTGGTGACGTGGTTCCGGAAGCCAGAGATGAATATGGACCCCCAGATAGTGCTCCCAGAACAGGACCGCATCAAGATGTCCCCCAACGGCTCCATCCACATCCTCACCATCCAAGGGGTGCAGTTTGAGGACAACGGCATCTACTTCTGCAAGCAGGAGTGCACCAGGGGGAGCTCCACGAGGGAGTTCCTCGGCTGCGGCACGGAGCTGCGAGTCATGG GGTTCAGCACCTTGGCACAGCTGAAGCGGCGGAACACACTGAAGGATGGCATCATCATGATCCAGACCCTGCTCATCATCCTCTTCATCATCGTGCCCATCTTCCTGTTGCTGGACAAG GATGAGAGCAAGCCTGGGATGGAGGAAGATCACACCTATGAG GGCCTGAACGTGGACCAGACCGCCACCTATGAGGACATAGTGACTCTACGGACAGGAGAGGTGAAGTGGTCTGTTGGAGAGCACCCAGGTCAGGAGTGA